The following proteins are encoded in a genomic region of Bacteroidota bacterium:
- a CDS encoding SUMF1/EgtB/PvdO family nonheme iron enzyme → MTGLPPFNFIWSNGATSEDLNNLPMDTYYLTVIDFASQILIDTFELTQPATSLSISSTKGDVSFESFSDGWIDLTVTGGDPPYIFAWNSGHYSEDISGLPEGTYIVTVTDINQCERITEIEIADGASTQYVSLNSGWNIISTYIDPIYSLLDSVFAEIENNLMIVKNYSGNIYWPQYGINLIGNMIIGEGYQIKVFTTDSLRFIGAKLVPELTPIHVPEGWSIIGYLRLNASPIDLMLNTISPSIEIVKDQIGLVYWPQYGFNLIGDIAPGQGYQLKTTNADTLIYPPNVYPGFVLIPSGFYDINGTTVFLSSYQMSMYEITHTEFIQFLNSIGCNANGSFNDPVYGNIEYIDMGTNCAIDHNSSGFYFDDNTYASSVNCPVMEVSWYGANAYALWAGGRLPTEAEWEVAARGAAEALAAGTYNDNYAGSTSLANYGWYSSNSGNNTHTVGTKLPNEIGLYDMSGNVYEWCQDWYQTTYPNSTQNPTGPTTGSSRVRRGGGWYSSGSDCRVYSRGGSNPNFSSRTVGFRIVLP, encoded by the coding sequence ATGACCGGACTCCCTCCTTTTAATTTTATATGGTCGAATGGGGCAACATCGGAAGATTTAAATAATTTGCCTATGGATACGTACTATCTAACAGTTATCGACTTTGCAAGCCAAATACTAATTGACACCTTTGAATTAACTCAACCAGCTACTTCTCTATCTATAAGCTCCACAAAAGGCGATGTTTCTTTTGAAAGCTTTAGCGATGGTTGGATAGACCTAACAGTTACAGGTGGAGACCCTCCTTATATTTTTGCATGGAACTCTGGTCATTATTCTGAAGACATTTCAGGATTACCAGAAGGAACATATATAGTAACAGTAACTGACATAAATCAATGCGAAAGAATAACTGAAATAGAAATTGCTGATGGTGCAAGCACACAATATGTAAGTTTAAATTCCGGCTGGAATATTATTTCTACATATATTGACCCAATATATTCATTGTTAGATTCTGTTTTTGCAGAAATTGAAAACAACCTTATGATAGTCAAAAATTATTCAGGCAATATTTATTGGCCGCAATATGGCATCAATCTTATTGGAAATATGATAATAGGAGAAGGCTATCAAATAAAAGTTTTCACTACTGATTCGCTTCGTTTTATTGGTGCCAAACTTGTTCCCGAACTAACACCTATTCATGTCCCTGAGGGTTGGAGCATAATAGGATATTTAAGACTAAACGCCTCACCCATTGATTTAATGCTTAATACAATTAGCCCAAGTATTGAAATAGTGAAAGATCAAATTGGTTTAGTTTATTGGCCGCAATACGGTTTCAATCTTATTGGCGATATTGCACCCGGGCAAGGATACCAATTAAAAACTACCAATGCTGACACTCTGATTTATCCTCCAAATGTATATCCCGGTTTTGTTCTAATCCCATCCGGATTTTACGATATAAATGGCACAACTGTTTTTCTTAGCTCATACCAAATGAGCATGTATGAGATAACACATACAGAATTTATCCAATTTTTAAATAGTATTGGCTGCAATGCAAATGGTAGCTTCAATGATCCCGTTTATGGCAATATTGAGTATATAGACATGGGTACTAACTGTGCAATAGACCATAATAGTAGCGGTTTTTATTTTGACGATAATACTTATGCAAGCTCAGTTAATTGTCCGGTAATGGAGGTAAGCTGGTACGGTGCAAATGCGTATGCTTTGTGGGCAGGAGGAAGACTGCCCACTGAAGCAGAGTGGGAAGTAGCTGCACGAGGTGCTGCAGAAGCTTTAGCGGCGGGAACATATAATGATAATTATGCAGGTTCAACATCACTCGCAAATTATGGCTGGTATAGCTCTAATAGTGGTAATAATACACATACAGTAGGCACAAAACTACCAAATGAAATAGGTCTGTATGACATGAGTGGTAATGTTTATGAGTGGTGTCAGGATTGGTATCAAACTACTTATCCTAATAGTACAC